From a region of the Alnus glutinosa chromosome 1, dhAlnGlut1.1, whole genome shotgun sequence genome:
- the LOC133858864 gene encoding heavy metal-associated isoprenylated plant protein 35-like — protein sequence MATKSAGEPSEPLKYQTWILKVSLHCEGCKRKVKKVLQSIDGVFTTAFDSQQHKVTVTGNVAVETLIRKLLKTGKHAEIWSENIAAKEKKSGRAKNKDKDSDPESGINDNDKKDENPCEKKVEEKLSSVKNSGKEKSPENHPGDEESPKVDQKGSESEGAASTAAKGGGKKKKRRGEKGNNASSGLAAPLFGTPASTGSQSHDLGMNHGVGLMNLNPTRQSSSHHPQGNYHQPVYVASYNRIHPTQSFGPSYAGTHHEIYPVQATPLDSFQIFSDENANGCSIM from the exons ATGGCTACCAAATCTGCTGGAGAACCCTCAGAACCACTTAAATACCAG ACATGGATCCTGAAAGTTTCCCTCCACTGTGAAGGTTGTAAGAGGAAAGTCAAGAAAGTTCTACAGAGCATTGATG GTGTTTTTACCACAGCCTTTGATTCACAGCAACACAAAGTTACAGTGACCGGAAACGTCGCAGTTGAGACCTTGATTAGAAAGCTGCTTAAAACAGGGAAACACGCCGAGATTTGGTCGGAAAATATCGCcgcaaaagagaaaaaatcagGGAGAGCAAAGAACAAGGACAAAGATAGTGACCCAGAAAGTGGCATAAACGACAATGACAAAAAAGACGAGAATCCATGTGAGAAGAAAGTTGAAGAGAAGCTTAGCTCTGTTAAAAATAGTGGAAAAGAAAAATCGCCGGAAAATCATCCCGGCGATGAGGAGTCGCCGAAGGTGGATCAAAAGGGCAGCGAAAGTGAGGGCGCTGCTAGTACTGCTGCAAAAGGTGGCggtaaaaagaagaaaaggagagggGAAAAAGGTAATAATGCTAGCAGTGGTCTGGCTGCACCATTATTTGGTACGCCTGCAAGCACCGGATCTCAAAGTCATGATCTGGGTATGAATCATGGTGTGGGGCTGATGAATCTGAACCCTACACGTCAGTCATCAAGCCACCACCCACAAGGAAATTACCATCAACCGGTGTATGTTGCAAGTTACAACAGGATACATCCTACCCAAAGTTTTGGTCCATCATATGCAGGTACCCACCACGAGATTTATCCAGTGCAAGCAACACCGTTGGATTcctttcagattttcagtgatGAAAACGCCAATGGGTGTTCCATCATGTGA
- the LOC133859813 gene encoding uncharacterized protein LOC133859813: protein MAEETQQLRNHVTQLQAEMATRTDLANLQTNLKEALQQAQAEMIQMVQSMLSSQAGSSRSHGFGGGHQERGRNVERGESSNPEGSNSSDGLKPKTIRWEFPRLTVKTRNRGVAVRNNTLIIITLLTLNAFPSPPFTWKEEPWSSSKNSSLPTGRLLGGSLSQLSKFGLGLPEAHKLSCFMGGLKEEIRLPVRMFNPKNLVDAYALARIQEECVMNTARSFRSSWRLVQITQSHRGLSTELPVGVAKGSSFTPTKFTQPVSLRQNVLPPPGGGLTQLENASPNRALVPVQKITQAQMEERRRKGLCYSCDAKWVRGHVCQVPKLFLIEIADQEEEEGGKSASQAEEDPGEFFLEEFPKISLNAITGSPSPKTMRIVGIIRFRKAIILIDSGSTHNFMDAKLAAALGIQPVGQDGIKVKIANGQEVASPGKSRKVEVKMQGYIFRTEFFILPLAGCDAVLGIQWLRTLGPILWDFTQLEMRFRYETSDCTLCGLRQGPRMSWEEGDSFKLSRLEGKGILLYLMEQTTNGALEPKQFRTVPKQPQLPGPVAAILEDYRDIFQEPKGLPPHRAHDHAITLQEGAQPVSVQPYRYPFYQKEEIERIVKELLESGVIRPSHSPFSSPVLLVRKADGTWRMCMDYRALNKVTIKDKFPIPIVDELLDELWGAQIFSKLDLRSGYHQIRVVEADIPKTAFRIHAGHYEFLVMPFGLTNAPSTFQSLMNHIFQPFLRKFILVFFDDILIYSPDMESHLTHLQKTLELLRKHQLFAKMTKCRFGCVEVEYLGHVVSGRGVYADPSKIQAMVDWPHPTTIKALRGFLGLTGYYREFIRNYGAIAAPLTAMLKKNSFSWLEPAQGAFLALKTAVTQAPVLALPNFSQPFLIECDASGVGIGAVLMQGNRPIAFLSKALKGKALHMSTYEKELFALVTSIQKWRPYLLGRPFVVKTDQQSLKFLLEQKVGTPFQQKWITKLLGYDFVVEYKKGVENRVADALSRKEGWEEGLSLSLLSIPTASWVEDLKQQYTEDEELKQLMGKWLNNELDNRRYSLRDGLLLYKHKILL from the exons ATGGCAGAAGAGACGCAGCAATTGAGGAATCATGTAACCCAGCTTCAGGCCGAAATGGCTACTAGAACGGACTTAGCTAATCTCCAGACAAATCTGAAGGAAGCACTGCAGCAAGCTCAGGCAGAAATGATACAGATGGTTCAATCCATGCTGTCTAGTCAGGCGGGATCTAGCAGGTCTCATGGGTTTGGTGGCGGGCACCAGGAACGGGGAAGGAATGTAGAGCGCGGGGAGTCCTCGAACCCAGAGGGATCTAACTCCAGCGATGGGCTCAAGCCTAAAACAATCCGATGGGAATTCCCACGGTTGACGGTGAAGACCCGGAATCGTGGTGTTGCCGTGCGGAACAATACTTTGATTATTATAACACTCCTGACCCTCAACGCCTTTCCATCTCCTCCTTTCACATGGAAGGAAGAGCCATGGTCTAGTTCCAAGAATTCAAGTCTACCAACCGGGAGGCTTCTTGGGGGGAGTTTGTCACAGCTCTCCAAATTCGGTTTG GGACTGCCCGAAGCACACAAGCTAAGTTGCTTTATGGGGGGATTGAAGGAAGAGATCCGACTGCCGGTAAGGATGTTCAATCCAAAGAACTTGGTGGATGCGTATGCACTAGCTCGGATTCAAGAGGAGTGTGTAATGAATACGGCTAGGAGTTTCCGATCGAGCTGGCGATTGGTGCAGATAACTCAATCGCATCGGGGGTTATCCACGGAACTTCCAGTCGGGGTTGCTAAGGGGAGCAGTTTTACCCCTACTAAGTTCACTCAGCCTGTGTCCCTAAGGCAAAATGTCCTACCGCCACCTGGGGGAGGATTAACCCAGTTAGAAAATGCAAGTCCCAACCGAGCCTTGGTGCCGGTTCAGAAAATCACTCAGGCCCAGATGGAAGAGCGCCGGAGGAAAGGACTTTGCTACTCTTGTGATGCAAAGTGGGTTAGAGGCCACGTCTGCCAAGTGCCCAAGCTTTTTCTCATTGAGATTGCGGAccaggaggaagaagaaggaggcAAGTCAGCTTCTCAAGCTGAAGAGGACCCAGGGGAGTTCTTTTTAGAAGAGTTCCCGAAAATTTCGCTCAATGCCATCACGGGATCACCAAGTCCTAAAACTATGAGAATTGTGGGAATCATTCGATTCCGTAAGGCTATTATCTTAATTGATTCGGGTAGTACCCACAACTTCATGGATGCAAAACTGGCTGCTGCATTAGGAATTCAACCAGTTGGGCAAGACGGAATCAAGGTGAAAATTGCAAACGGGCAGGAAGTGGCAAGCCCAGGGAAGAGCAGAAAGGTGGAAGTTAAGATGCAAGGGTACATCTTCCGAACTGAGTTTTTTATCCTGCCCCTGGCAGGCTGTGATGCAGTACTAGGCATCCAATGGCTTAGAACCCTTGGACCCATCCTGTGGGATTTTACTCAGCTGGAAATGAGGTTCCGGTATGAGACATCTGATTGTACCCTGTGTGGACTCAGGCAAGGTCCCCGGATGAGTTGGGAGGAAGGAGACTCTTTCAAACTCTCAAGACTGGAAGGGAAGGGCATTCTACTATACTTAATGGAACAGACTACCAATGGGGCCCTAGAGCCTAAACAATTCCGGACAGTCCCTAAACAGCCCCAGTTACCTGGTCCAGTGGCTGCTATACTTGAAGATTACCGTGACATCTTCCAGGAACCTAAAGGGCTGCCGCCTCATAGGGCCCACGACCATGCCATTACACTTCAAGAGGGAGCCCAACCGGTGTCAGTTCAGCCCTACCGGTACCCCTTCTACCAAAAAGAGGAGATAGAACGAATTGTGAAGGAATTGCTGGAATCGGGGGTTATTAGACCCAGTCACAGCCCATTCTCATCTCCGGTGTTATTAGTAAGGAAGGCGGACGGCACGTGGAGGATGTGCATGGACTATCGGGCATTGAACAAGGTAACGATCAAAGATAAATTTCCTATTCCTATAGTAGACGAGCTATTGGATGAACTGTGGGGAGCACAAATTTTTTCTAAGCTGGACCTAAGATCCGGGTACCACCAAATCCGAGTGGTAGAGGCTGATATCCCCAAAACTGCTTTTAGAATTCACGCTGGACACTATGAGTTCCTGGTTATGCCCTTTGGGCTAACCAATGCACCCTCAACCTTTCAAAGCCTAATGAACCACATATTCCAACCCTTTTTGAGGAAGTTCATTTTAGTGTTTTTCGATGACATATTGATATACAGCCCGGACATGGAGTCACACCTCACCCACCTTCAAAAGACACTAGAACTCTTGAGGAAACATCAACTGTTCGCTAAGATGACCAAATGCCGATTTGGTTGTGTGGAAGTTGAGTATTTGGGGCATGTGGTCTCAGGCCGAGGAGTTTATGCAGACCCGAGCAAGATTCAGGCCATGGTGGATTGGCCACACCCTACGACCATCAAGGCCCTGAGGGGTTTCCTAGGGTTGACAGGGTATTACCGggagtttataagaaattatgGAGCCATAGCTGCACCATTAACAGCCATGCTCAAGAAGAATTCCTTCTCGTGGTTAGAACCGGCTCAAGGGGCCTTTTTAGCCCTAAAGACAGCAGTTACCCAAGCCCCAGTCCTAGCCCTGCCCAATTTCTCTCAGCCCTTCTTAATAGAGTGCGATGCTAGTGGAGTTGGAATAGGGGCGGTCCTTATGCAGGGTAACCGGCCTATAGCTTTCCTTAGCAAAGCACTCAAGGGTAAGGCACTCCATATGTCCACTTACGAAAAAGAGCTATTTGCCCTTGTTACATCAATTCAAAAATGGAGACCTTATTTATTGGGACGCCCTTTCGTGGTCAAAACTGACCAGCAGAGCCTCAAATTCCTGCTAGAACAGAAGGTAGGGACCCCCTTCCAGCAGAAATGGATTACGAAGCTGTTGGGGTATGACTTCGTGGTGGAGTATAAAAAGGGGGTTGAGAATAGGGTGGCTGATGCCCTATCCAGGAAGGAAGGCTGGGAGGAAGGACTTTCCCTTTCCCTACTATCTATCCCAACTGCTAGTTGGGTAGAGGATTTGAAACAACAGTACACTGAGGATGAGGAGCTCAAGCAGCTAATGGGGAAATGGCTGAACAATGAGTTAGACAACCGTAGGTACTCTCTCCGAGATGGGCTCTTACTTTACAAGCACAAGATTCTATTATGA